From Magnolia sinica isolate HGM2019 chromosome 13, MsV1, whole genome shotgun sequence, one genomic window encodes:
- the LOC131222869 gene encoding uncharacterized protein LOC131222869 isoform X2 yields the protein MDAHAHAHDPHAMALPPTFPPPHHHLDMKPQFPPHHHPLPPSQPSIPPSLPLQPPVPTDTIISPATAIHHPYTLHYHPHPHQTAAPAVYINPEQQKIHTLFVSGLPDDVKPREIHNLFRRRQGFSSCQLKYTGKGDQVVAFATFFNHQSAVVAMSALDGVIFDPQTGARLHVELARTNSRSKRPRGGEAYAVIDKRVRIPDDTQESGSNDGDGGSDEPSGTDNPDSSNKGALAATQSGEMAGDLDNAPLNMEKPTAGDIPPCSTLFIANLGPNCTEEEIKQVLSQYTGFHTLKMRARGGMPVAFADFKEVENATEAMNGLQGSLLASSDRGGMHLEYARSKMRKR from the exons ATGGATGCCCACGCACACGCCCACGACCCCCACGCCATGGCCCTGCCACCGACGTTCCCTCCTCCCCATCACCATCTCGACATGAAGCCACAGTTCCCTCCCCACCACCACCCTCTCCCTccatctcagccgtccatcccaCCATCTCTCCCTCTCCAACCCCCTGTCCCCACCGACACCATCATTTCCCCCGCAACCGCGATCCACCACCCCTACACACTCCACTACCACCCGCACCCCCACCAAACTGCTGCTCCCGCGGTCTACATTAACCCCGAACAGCAAAAGATCCACACTCTCTTCGTATCAGGCCTCCCTGATGACGTCAAGCCCCGCGAGATCCACAACCTATTTCGCAGGCGTCAGGGTTTCTCTTCATGTCAGCTCAAATACACCGGCAAGGGCGATCAG GTTGTTGCATTCGCTACGTTTTTCAATCATCAATCGGCTGTGGTGGCAATGAGTGCATTAGAT GGTGTAATTTTCGACCCCCAGACTGGAGCTCGTCTGCATGTTGAGCTGGCCAGAACAAATTCACGGAGCAAACGCCCACGAG GGGGTGAAGCCTATGCAGTGATTGATAAGAGAGTTAGAATACCAGATGATACTCAAGAAAGCGGGAGTAATGACG gagatggtggatctgaTGAACCATCCGGCACTGATAATCCCGATTCGAGCAACAAGGGTGCTTTAGCTGCCACACAGAG TGGTGAGATGGCTGGTGATCTTGATAATGCTCCATTGAAT ATGGAAAAGCCAACAGCAGGGGATATACCTCCATGTTCCACTTTGTTTATTGCAAATCTAGGTCCAAATTGCACTGAAGAAGAGATCAAGCAAGTCTTATCTCA ATATACCGGATTCCATACACTTAAGATGCGGGCAAGAGGTGGAATGCCAGTTGCTTTTGCTGATTTTAAG GAAGTTGAAAATGCCACTGAAGCTATGAACGGACTTCAGGGAAGTTTGCTGGCATCATCCGACCGTGGCGGCATGCACCTAGA ATACGCAAGGTCTAAAATGAGGAAACGCTAG
- the LOC131222871 gene encoding RNA polymerase sigma factor sigC isoform X4 codes for MGHGFMLDWKWAVSIQSSLLSSSSTRPHSSSLRGREASFELARASAVSVILEENEIRCKDSHMPYACSFGALQSFENVHAATKEIKMVIGKREDNTASCAMLSNANVPILEDASACLASLQADSTSHFGLLMENLEKIEEIFDDSDVVRLERDILIQIGRLGALKIFHACLSRTVKAPDAPQQAFPLTETSKNSPEDTPVYDHMNNITVRSRKKRERKSRRERVTEKAAKMSALSPSSKAIRDFQQLPTNPSNSRGRRHSIVRNESEMSRGVKEIANLEKVRMSLEERIGRAASLSRWAHAAGMDVKVLQQRLHFGRYCRDKLLKSTRSLVLYIARNYRGRGLGLEDLLQAGNMGVLQGAERFDHTRGYQFSTYVQYWVRKSMSALIARHSRGVRIPVTLNNVINKTQKARRAFYDHHGRYPQDEEIAKLTGTSLTNVRLANKCSRVMGSTDQKVGDCIGVKFMEITPDTLVKTPEETVMSQHMRREIHELLIGLHPRERQVLALRYGLGDGRCKSLEEVGRLFHVTKEWIRKIEKAALTKVRKEEVQSSLNYYLEL; via the exons ATGGGGCATGGTTTTATGCTGGACTGGAAATGGGCTGTCTCAATCCaatcctctctcctctcctcttcaTCAACCAGGCCCCACTCTTCTTCAT TGAGAGGCAGGGAGGCTTCATTTGAATTAGCAAGAGCATCTGCCGTCTCTGTCATTCTTGAGGAAAATGAAATTCGATGTAAAGATTCTCACATGCCCTACGCATGTTCTTTTGGAGCACTGCAAAGCTTTGAAAATGTTCATGCAGCAACAAAAGAGATTAAG ATGGTCATCGGCAAGAGAGAGGACAATACAGCTTCCTGTGCTATGTTAAGTAATGCCAACGTGCCAATTTTAGAGGATGCTTCTGCATGTCTTGCGAGTTTACAAGCGGATAGCACATCACATTTCGGTTTGTTAATGGAAAACCTTGAGAAAATAGAAGAGATCTTTGACGATTCGGATGTGGTAAGGCTGGAAAGAGATATTCTAATACAAATAGGAAGGCTGGGAGCTCTTAAAATATTCCACGCGTGTCTATCCAGGACCGTTAAGGCACCAGATGCTCCTCAACAGGCCTTCCCACTAACAGAAACTTCCAAAAATAGCCCTGAGGACACGCCTGTCTATGACCACATGAATAACATAACCGTCCGGTCCAGAAAGAAGAGGGAGAGGAAATCAAGGAGAGAAAGAGTTACAGAAAAAGCTGCAAAGATGTCAGCTTTGTCACCATCCTCAAAAGCAATTCGTGATTTTCAACAGTTGCCAACAAATCCATCGAACTCAAGAGGCAGACGGCATTCAATTGTTCGAAACGAGTCAGAAATGTCAAGAGGAGTTAAG GAGATTGCAAACTTGGAAAAGGTACGTATGAGTTTGGAAGAGAGAATTGGGCGGGCTGCAAGCTTATCTAGGTGGGCCCATGCAGCTGGAATGGACGTGAAGGTGCTGCAGCAGCGTTTACATTTTGGCAGGTACTGCAGAGATAAGCTTCTCAAAAGTACCCGTTCATTGGTCCTGTACATTGCAAGAAACTACCGAGGACGGGGACTAGGCCTTGAAGATCTACTTCAG GCGGGGAATATGGGCGTCCTTCAAGGTGCAGAAAGGTTTGATCACACGAGGGGATACCAGTTCTCCACGTATGTTCAGTACTGGGTTAGGAAATCAATGTCGGCACTGATAGCACGGCATTCCAGAGGGGTCCGGATACCT GTTACATTGAACAATGTAATAAATAAGACACAGAAAGCTAGAAGAGCCTTTTATGACCACCACGGAAGATACCCACAAGATGAGGAAATAGCCAAGTTGACGGGTACGTCATTAACTAATGTCAGACTTGCTAACAAGTGCTCAAGGGTCATGGGTTCAACTGATCAGAAGGTGGGAGACTGCATCGGTGTAAAATTCATG GAAATCACACCAGATACGTTAGTTAAGACTCCGGAAGAGACTGTTATGAGTCAGCACATGAGAAGAGAGATTCATGAGCTCTTGATCGGCCTGCACCCAAGAGAGAGGCAAGTGCTGGCGCTACGGTATGGGCTTGGAGACGGTCGGTGCAAGTCACTTGAAGAGGTTGGGAGGCTTTTCCATGTGACCAAAGAATGGATAAGGAAGATAGAGAAAGCGGCATTGACAAAGGTAAGGAAGGAGGAAGTGCAAAGCAGCTTGAACTACTATTTGGAATTGTAG
- the LOC131222871 gene encoding RNA polymerase sigma factor sigC isoform X2: MGHGFMLDWKWAVSIQSSLLSSSSTRPHSSSLRGREASFELARASAVSVILEENEIRCKDSHMPYACSFGALQSFENVHAATKEIKCQMVIGKREDNTASCAMLSNANVPILEDASACLASLQADSTSHFGLLMENLEKIEEIFDDSDVVRLERDILIQIGRLGALKIFHACLSRTVKAPDAPQQAFPLTETSKNSPEDTPVYDHMNNITVRSRKKRERKSRRERVTEKAAKMSALSPSSKAIRDFQQLPTNPSNSRGRRHSIVRNESEMSRGVKEIANLEKVRMSLEERIGRAASLSRWAHAAGMDVKVLQQRLHFGRYCRDKLLKSTRSLVLYIARNYRGRGLGLEDLLQAGNMGVLQGAERFDHTRGYQFSTYVQYWVRKSMSALIARHSRGVRIPVTLNNVINKTQKARRAFYDHHGRYPQDEEIAKLTGTSLTNVRLANKCSRVMGSTDQKVGDCIGVKFMEITPDTLVKTPEETVMSQHMRREIHELLIGLHPRERQVLALRYGLGDGRCKSLEEVGRLFHVTKEWIRKIEKAALTKVRKEEVQSSLNYYLEL; the protein is encoded by the exons ATGGGGCATGGTTTTATGCTGGACTGGAAATGGGCTGTCTCAATCCaatcctctctcctctcctcttcaTCAACCAGGCCCCACTCTTCTTCAT TGAGAGGCAGGGAGGCTTCATTTGAATTAGCAAGAGCATCTGCCGTCTCTGTCATTCTTGAGGAAAATGAAATTCGATGTAAAGATTCTCACATGCCCTACGCATGTTCTTTTGGAGCACTGCAAAGCTTTGAAAATGTTCATGCAGCAACAAAAGAGATTAAG TGCCAGATGGTCATCGGCAAGAGAGAGGACAATACAGCTTCCTGTGCTATGTTAAGTAATGCCAACGTGCCAATTTTAGAGGATGCTTCTGCATGTCTTGCGAGTTTACAAGCGGATAGCACATCACATTTCGGTTTGTTAATGGAAAACCTTGAGAAAATAGAAGAGATCTTTGACGATTCGGATGTGGTAAGGCTGGAAAGAGATATTCTAATACAAATAGGAAGGCTGGGAGCTCTTAAAATATTCCACGCGTGTCTATCCAGGACCGTTAAGGCACCAGATGCTCCTCAACAGGCCTTCCCACTAACAGAAACTTCCAAAAATAGCCCTGAGGACACGCCTGTCTATGACCACATGAATAACATAACCGTCCGGTCCAGAAAGAAGAGGGAGAGGAAATCAAGGAGAGAAAGAGTTACAGAAAAAGCTGCAAAGATGTCAGCTTTGTCACCATCCTCAAAAGCAATTCGTGATTTTCAACAGTTGCCAACAAATCCATCGAACTCAAGAGGCAGACGGCATTCAATTGTTCGAAACGAGTCAGAAATGTCAAGAGGAGTTAAG GAGATTGCAAACTTGGAAAAGGTACGTATGAGTTTGGAAGAGAGAATTGGGCGGGCTGCAAGCTTATCTAGGTGGGCCCATGCAGCTGGAATGGACGTGAAGGTGCTGCAGCAGCGTTTACATTTTGGCAGGTACTGCAGAGATAAGCTTCTCAAAAGTACCCGTTCATTGGTCCTGTACATTGCAAGAAACTACCGAGGACGGGGACTAGGCCTTGAAGATCTACTTCAG GCGGGGAATATGGGCGTCCTTCAAGGTGCAGAAAGGTTTGATCACACGAGGGGATACCAGTTCTCCACGTATGTTCAGTACTGGGTTAGGAAATCAATGTCGGCACTGATAGCACGGCATTCCAGAGGGGTCCGGATACCT GTTACATTGAACAATGTAATAAATAAGACACAGAAAGCTAGAAGAGCCTTTTATGACCACCACGGAAGATACCCACAAGATGAGGAAATAGCCAAGTTGACGGGTACGTCATTAACTAATGTCAGACTTGCTAACAAGTGCTCAAGGGTCATGGGTTCAACTGATCAGAAGGTGGGAGACTGCATCGGTGTAAAATTCATG GAAATCACACCAGATACGTTAGTTAAGACTCCGGAAGAGACTGTTATGAGTCAGCACATGAGAAGAGAGATTCATGAGCTCTTGATCGGCCTGCACCCAAGAGAGAGGCAAGTGCTGGCGCTACGGTATGGGCTTGGAGACGGTCGGTGCAAGTCACTTGAAGAGGTTGGGAGGCTTTTCCATGTGACCAAAGAATGGATAAGGAAGATAGAGAAAGCGGCATTGACAAAGGTAAGGAAGGAGGAAGTGCAAAGCAGCTTGAACTACTATTTGGAATTGTAG
- the LOC131222871 gene encoding RNA polymerase sigma factor sigC isoform X1 produces the protein MVLFLGSSKQWGMVLCWTGNGLSQSNPLSSPLHQPGPTLLHCQMVIGKREDNTASCAMLSNANVPILEDASACLASLQADSTSHFGLLMENLEKIEEIFDDSDVVRLERDILIQIGRLGALKIFHACLSRTVKAPDAPQQAFPLTETSKNSPEDTPVYDHMNNITVRSRKKRERKSRRERVTEKAAKMSALSPSSKAIRDFQQLPTNPSNSRGRRHSIVRNESEMSRGVKEIANLEKVRMSLEERIGRAASLSRWAHAAGMDVKVLQQRLHFGRYCRDKLLKSTRSLVLYIARNYRGRGLGLEDLLQAGNMGVLQGAERFDHTRGYQFSTYVQYWVRKSMSALIARHSRGVRIPVTLNNVINKTQKARRAFYDHHGRYPQDEEIAKLTGTSLTNVRLANKCSRVMGSTDQKVGDCIGVKFMEITPDTLVKTPEETVMSQHMRREIHELLIGLHPRERQVLALRYGLGDGRCKSLEEVGRLFHVTKEWIRKIEKAALTKVRKEEVQSSLNYYLEL, from the exons ATGGTTCTTTTCCTTGGCTCAAGCAAGCAATGGGGCATGGTTTTATGCTGGACTGGAAATGGGCTGTCTCAATCCaatcctctctcctctcctcttcaTCAACCAGGCCCCACTCTTCTTCAT TGCCAGATGGTCATCGGCAAGAGAGAGGACAATACAGCTTCCTGTGCTATGTTAAGTAATGCCAACGTGCCAATTTTAGAGGATGCTTCTGCATGTCTTGCGAGTTTACAAGCGGATAGCACATCACATTTCGGTTTGTTAATGGAAAACCTTGAGAAAATAGAAGAGATCTTTGACGATTCGGATGTGGTAAGGCTGGAAAGAGATATTCTAATACAAATAGGAAGGCTGGGAGCTCTTAAAATATTCCACGCGTGTCTATCCAGGACCGTTAAGGCACCAGATGCTCCTCAACAGGCCTTCCCACTAACAGAAACTTCCAAAAATAGCCCTGAGGACACGCCTGTCTATGACCACATGAATAACATAACCGTCCGGTCCAGAAAGAAGAGGGAGAGGAAATCAAGGAGAGAAAGAGTTACAGAAAAAGCTGCAAAGATGTCAGCTTTGTCACCATCCTCAAAAGCAATTCGTGATTTTCAACAGTTGCCAACAAATCCATCGAACTCAAGAGGCAGACGGCATTCAATTGTTCGAAACGAGTCAGAAATGTCAAGAGGAGTTAAG GAGATTGCAAACTTGGAAAAGGTACGTATGAGTTTGGAAGAGAGAATTGGGCGGGCTGCAAGCTTATCTAGGTGGGCCCATGCAGCTGGAATGGACGTGAAGGTGCTGCAGCAGCGTTTACATTTTGGCAGGTACTGCAGAGATAAGCTTCTCAAAAGTACCCGTTCATTGGTCCTGTACATTGCAAGAAACTACCGAGGACGGGGACTAGGCCTTGAAGATCTACTTCAG GCGGGGAATATGGGCGTCCTTCAAGGTGCAGAAAGGTTTGATCACACGAGGGGATACCAGTTCTCCACGTATGTTCAGTACTGGGTTAGGAAATCAATGTCGGCACTGATAGCACGGCATTCCAGAGGGGTCCGGATACCT GTTACATTGAACAATGTAATAAATAAGACACAGAAAGCTAGAAGAGCCTTTTATGACCACCACGGAAGATACCCACAAGATGAGGAAATAGCCAAGTTGACGGGTACGTCATTAACTAATGTCAGACTTGCTAACAAGTGCTCAAGGGTCATGGGTTCAACTGATCAGAAGGTGGGAGACTGCATCGGTGTAAAATTCATG GAAATCACACCAGATACGTTAGTTAAGACTCCGGAAGAGACTGTTATGAGTCAGCACATGAGAAGAGAGATTCATGAGCTCTTGATCGGCCTGCACCCAAGAGAGAGGCAAGTGCTGGCGCTACGGTATGGGCTTGGAGACGGTCGGTGCAAGTCACTTGAAGAGGTTGGGAGGCTTTTCCATGTGACCAAAGAATGGATAAGGAAGATAGAGAAAGCGGCATTGACAAAGGTAAGGAAGGAGGAAGTGCAAAGCAGCTTGAACTACTATTTGGAATTGTAG
- the LOC131222871 gene encoding RNA polymerase sigma factor sigC isoform X3 — protein sequence MVLFLGSSKQWGMVLCWTGNGLSQSNPLSSPLHQPGPTLLHMVIGKREDNTASCAMLSNANVPILEDASACLASLQADSTSHFGLLMENLEKIEEIFDDSDVVRLERDILIQIGRLGALKIFHACLSRTVKAPDAPQQAFPLTETSKNSPEDTPVYDHMNNITVRSRKKRERKSRRERVTEKAAKMSALSPSSKAIRDFQQLPTNPSNSRGRRHSIVRNESEMSRGVKEIANLEKVRMSLEERIGRAASLSRWAHAAGMDVKVLQQRLHFGRYCRDKLLKSTRSLVLYIARNYRGRGLGLEDLLQAGNMGVLQGAERFDHTRGYQFSTYVQYWVRKSMSALIARHSRGVRIPVTLNNVINKTQKARRAFYDHHGRYPQDEEIAKLTGTSLTNVRLANKCSRVMGSTDQKVGDCIGVKFMEITPDTLVKTPEETVMSQHMRREIHELLIGLHPRERQVLALRYGLGDGRCKSLEEVGRLFHVTKEWIRKIEKAALTKVRKEEVQSSLNYYLEL from the exons ATGGTTCTTTTCCTTGGCTCAAGCAAGCAATGGGGCATGGTTTTATGCTGGACTGGAAATGGGCTGTCTCAATCCaatcctctctcctctcctcttcaTCAACCAGGCCCCACTCTTCTTCAT ATGGTCATCGGCAAGAGAGAGGACAATACAGCTTCCTGTGCTATGTTAAGTAATGCCAACGTGCCAATTTTAGAGGATGCTTCTGCATGTCTTGCGAGTTTACAAGCGGATAGCACATCACATTTCGGTTTGTTAATGGAAAACCTTGAGAAAATAGAAGAGATCTTTGACGATTCGGATGTGGTAAGGCTGGAAAGAGATATTCTAATACAAATAGGAAGGCTGGGAGCTCTTAAAATATTCCACGCGTGTCTATCCAGGACCGTTAAGGCACCAGATGCTCCTCAACAGGCCTTCCCACTAACAGAAACTTCCAAAAATAGCCCTGAGGACACGCCTGTCTATGACCACATGAATAACATAACCGTCCGGTCCAGAAAGAAGAGGGAGAGGAAATCAAGGAGAGAAAGAGTTACAGAAAAAGCTGCAAAGATGTCAGCTTTGTCACCATCCTCAAAAGCAATTCGTGATTTTCAACAGTTGCCAACAAATCCATCGAACTCAAGAGGCAGACGGCATTCAATTGTTCGAAACGAGTCAGAAATGTCAAGAGGAGTTAAG GAGATTGCAAACTTGGAAAAGGTACGTATGAGTTTGGAAGAGAGAATTGGGCGGGCTGCAAGCTTATCTAGGTGGGCCCATGCAGCTGGAATGGACGTGAAGGTGCTGCAGCAGCGTTTACATTTTGGCAGGTACTGCAGAGATAAGCTTCTCAAAAGTACCCGTTCATTGGTCCTGTACATTGCAAGAAACTACCGAGGACGGGGACTAGGCCTTGAAGATCTACTTCAG GCGGGGAATATGGGCGTCCTTCAAGGTGCAGAAAGGTTTGATCACACGAGGGGATACCAGTTCTCCACGTATGTTCAGTACTGGGTTAGGAAATCAATGTCGGCACTGATAGCACGGCATTCCAGAGGGGTCCGGATACCT GTTACATTGAACAATGTAATAAATAAGACACAGAAAGCTAGAAGAGCCTTTTATGACCACCACGGAAGATACCCACAAGATGAGGAAATAGCCAAGTTGACGGGTACGTCATTAACTAATGTCAGACTTGCTAACAAGTGCTCAAGGGTCATGGGTTCAACTGATCAGAAGGTGGGAGACTGCATCGGTGTAAAATTCATG GAAATCACACCAGATACGTTAGTTAAGACTCCGGAAGAGACTGTTATGAGTCAGCACATGAGAAGAGAGATTCATGAGCTCTTGATCGGCCTGCACCCAAGAGAGAGGCAAGTGCTGGCGCTACGGTATGGGCTTGGAGACGGTCGGTGCAAGTCACTTGAAGAGGTTGGGAGGCTTTTCCATGTGACCAAAGAATGGATAAGGAAGATAGAGAAAGCGGCATTGACAAAGGTAAGGAAGGAGGAAGTGCAAAGCAGCTTGAACTACTATTTGGAATTGTAG
- the LOC131222871 gene encoding RNA polymerase sigma factor sigC isoform X5 — protein sequence MERRKREGDVWGLETGGGNFHIYPFFILSHRQTRHVLKFLHECLKNMVLFLGSSKQWGMVLCWTGNGLSQSNPLSSPLHQPGPTLLHCQMVIGKREDNTASCAMLSNANVPILEDASACLASLQADSTSHFGLLMENLEKIEEIFDDSDVVRLERDILIQIGRLGALKIFHACLSRTVKAPDAPQQAFPLTETSKNSPEDTPVYDHMNNITVRSRKKRERKSRRERVTEKAAKMSALSPSSKAIRDFQQLPTNPSNSRGRRHSIVRNESEMSRGVKEIANLEKVRMSLEERIGRAASLSRWAHAAGMDVKVLQQRLHFGRYCRDKLLKSTRSLVLYIARNYRGRGLGLEDLLQAGNMGVLQGAERFDHTRGYQFSTYVQYWVRKSMSALIARHSRGVRIPVTLNNVINKTQKARRAFYDHHGRYPQDEEIAKLTGTSLTNVRLANKCSRVMGSTDQKVGDCIGVKFMPCAGNHTRYVS from the exons atggaaagaagaaaaagggaggGTGATGTTTGGGGATTGGAAACTGGTGGTGGAAACTTTCATATTTATCCATTTTTTATTCTCTCTCACCGCCAAACACGCCACGTTTTGAAATTCCTCCATGAGTGTCTGAAGAACATGGTTCTTTTCCTTGGCTCAAGCAAGCAATGGGGCATGGTTTTATGCTGGACTGGAAATGGGCTGTCTCAATCCaatcctctctcctctcctcttcaTCAACCAGGCCCCACTCTTCTTCAT TGCCAGATGGTCATCGGCAAGAGAGAGGACAATACAGCTTCCTGTGCTATGTTAAGTAATGCCAACGTGCCAATTTTAGAGGATGCTTCTGCATGTCTTGCGAGTTTACAAGCGGATAGCACATCACATTTCGGTTTGTTAATGGAAAACCTTGAGAAAATAGAAGAGATCTTTGACGATTCGGATGTGGTAAGGCTGGAAAGAGATATTCTAATACAAATAGGAAGGCTGGGAGCTCTTAAAATATTCCACGCGTGTCTATCCAGGACCGTTAAGGCACCAGATGCTCCTCAACAGGCCTTCCCACTAACAGAAACTTCCAAAAATAGCCCTGAGGACACGCCTGTCTATGACCACATGAATAACATAACCGTCCGGTCCAGAAAGAAGAGGGAGAGGAAATCAAGGAGAGAAAGAGTTACAGAAAAAGCTGCAAAGATGTCAGCTTTGTCACCATCCTCAAAAGCAATTCGTGATTTTCAACAGTTGCCAACAAATCCATCGAACTCAAGAGGCAGACGGCATTCAATTGTTCGAAACGAGTCAGAAATGTCAAGAGGAGTTAAG GAGATTGCAAACTTGGAAAAGGTACGTATGAGTTTGGAAGAGAGAATTGGGCGGGCTGCAAGCTTATCTAGGTGGGCCCATGCAGCTGGAATGGACGTGAAGGTGCTGCAGCAGCGTTTACATTTTGGCAGGTACTGCAGAGATAAGCTTCTCAAAAGTACCCGTTCATTGGTCCTGTACATTGCAAGAAACTACCGAGGACGGGGACTAGGCCTTGAAGATCTACTTCAG GCGGGGAATATGGGCGTCCTTCAAGGTGCAGAAAGGTTTGATCACACGAGGGGATACCAGTTCTCCACGTATGTTCAGTACTGGGTTAGGAAATCAATGTCGGCACTGATAGCACGGCATTCCAGAGGGGTCCGGATACCT GTTACATTGAACAATGTAATAAATAAGACACAGAAAGCTAGAAGAGCCTTTTATGACCACCACGGAAGATACCCACAAGATGAGGAAATAGCCAAGTTGACGGGTACGTCATTAACTAATGTCAGACTTGCTAACAAGTGCTCAAGGGTCATGGGTTCAACTGATCAGAAGGTGGGAGACTGCATCGGTGTAAAATTCATG CCGTGTGCAGGAAATCACACCAGATACGTTAGTTAA
- the LOC131222869 gene encoding uncharacterized protein LOC131222869 isoform X1, producing MDAHAHAHDPHAMALPPTFPPPHHHLDMKPQFPPHHHPLPPSQPSIPPSLPLQPPVPTDTIISPATAIHHPYTLHYHPHPHQTAAPAVYINPEQQKIHTLFVSGLPDDVKPREIHNLFRRRQGFSSCQLKYTGKGDQVVAFATFFNHQSAVVAMSALDGVIFDPQTGARLHVELARTNSRSKRPRGGEAYAVIDKRVRIPDDTQESGSNDGDGGSDEPSGTDNPDSSNKGALAATQSGEMAGDLDNAPLNKMEKPTAGDIPPCSTLFIANLGPNCTEEEIKQVLSQYTGFHTLKMRARGGMPVAFADFKEVENATEAMNGLQGSLLASSDRGGMHLEYARSKMRKR from the exons ATGGATGCCCACGCACACGCCCACGACCCCCACGCCATGGCCCTGCCACCGACGTTCCCTCCTCCCCATCACCATCTCGACATGAAGCCACAGTTCCCTCCCCACCACCACCCTCTCCCTccatctcagccgtccatcccaCCATCTCTCCCTCTCCAACCCCCTGTCCCCACCGACACCATCATTTCCCCCGCAACCGCGATCCACCACCCCTACACACTCCACTACCACCCGCACCCCCACCAAACTGCTGCTCCCGCGGTCTACATTAACCCCGAACAGCAAAAGATCCACACTCTCTTCGTATCAGGCCTCCCTGATGACGTCAAGCCCCGCGAGATCCACAACCTATTTCGCAGGCGTCAGGGTTTCTCTTCATGTCAGCTCAAATACACCGGCAAGGGCGATCAG GTTGTTGCATTCGCTACGTTTTTCAATCATCAATCGGCTGTGGTGGCAATGAGTGCATTAGAT GGTGTAATTTTCGACCCCCAGACTGGAGCTCGTCTGCATGTTGAGCTGGCCAGAACAAATTCACGGAGCAAACGCCCACGAG GGGGTGAAGCCTATGCAGTGATTGATAAGAGAGTTAGAATACCAGATGATACTCAAGAAAGCGGGAGTAATGACG gagatggtggatctgaTGAACCATCCGGCACTGATAATCCCGATTCGAGCAACAAGGGTGCTTTAGCTGCCACACAGAG TGGTGAGATGGCTGGTGATCTTGATAATGCTCCATTGAAT AAAATGGAAAAGCCAACAGCAGGGGATATACCTCCATGTTCCACTTTGTTTATTGCAAATCTAGGTCCAAATTGCACTGAAGAAGAGATCAAGCAAGTCTTATCTCA ATATACCGGATTCCATACACTTAAGATGCGGGCAAGAGGTGGAATGCCAGTTGCTTTTGCTGATTTTAAG GAAGTTGAAAATGCCACTGAAGCTATGAACGGACTTCAGGGAAGTTTGCTGGCATCATCCGACCGTGGCGGCATGCACCTAGA ATACGCAAGGTCTAAAATGAGGAAACGCTAG